The Deltaproteobacteria bacterium genomic interval ATCCAGCGGCCTTCACCGGCGGCTGCAACACCCAGGCGCACGCGTTCTCGGAGAACAACGACAAGTTTGCCGCGGCGGGTGCCAGCATCATCGGGGTGTCGCTCGACAAGATTGCGACGCTGAACCAGTTCTCGGCTGACCCGCAGTACTGCGCCGGCAAGATTCCGGTAGCCTCCGACGCAGACGGCAAGATCGCGAAGAGCTACGACCTGCAGGTGCGCGAAGCCAAGCCGGGCGCCAAGAACACGCGCGGCGAGGAGATCGGCCATGGCTTCGCCGAACGCACCACGTTCGTCGTGACGCCGACTGGAAAGGTCGCTGCCACCATCGGCAACATGGCTCCCGCAGACAACGTCGCGAAGGCGCTGGAAGCTGTGCAGCAGCTCAAAGGGCGATAGTTCTACTCGATCTCGAAATCGAAGAACGTCTCGGGATACGGCTCGTCGCGCAGCGTGAAGTGCCACCACTCGGGCGGGTACGGCTTGAAGCCGTGCTTCTCCATCAGTGCCCGCAGCATGAGCCGC includes:
- a CDS encoding peroxiredoxin, translating into KEGDKAPEFTAPASLAGKEFKFALKDALKKGPVVVYFYPAAFTGGCNTQAHAFSENNDKFAAAGASIIGVSLDKIATLNQFSADPQYCAGKIPVASDADGKIAKSYDLQVREAKPGAKNTRGEEIGHGFAERTTFVVTPTGKVAATIGNMAPADNVAKALEAVQQLKGR